AATTGGCAAAACTGCAGACAATTCTTGACGCCGACCTGCCGGCTTTTAACAAGCTGGTTGCAGAAAGCGCGGTTCCGGCGATTATTATTAAAAAGAAGAAAGTGAAGCCGGAGATGACCAGAAAATGAGATGCGATGCAAATAACTACAGTCCTAAAGTCATAACTACTAATTCGGTGAATTTCGGTGCGTTCGGCGCATTTCGGTGGAAATAATTTTTTCATTTTTTCAAATAGTTCATTCGTATTAAAAGTTAATCATTCTGCCACAATAAGAGCGATTTGAATTATCCAAGGTTAAGAAATTATTTTGACTTTTTTGGTTCCGGTTTGCCCCGTTGGATAGTTATCCTACGGGGTTTGTCCGGGTTAGATTAAATAATTCCTATTTGCTTACCGACTTTTTCAAATACTCCAACTGCAAAATCCAGATCCTCCTTCGAGTGAGTCGCTGAATTCATCAATCGGATGCGGTCTTTCCCTTTTGGCACGGTTGGAAAGCTGATCGCCATGCCAAAAATGCCGTTTTCAAAAAGTGATTTGCTGAAGTTCTGAGCTTTTTTCGCCTCGCCAACCATGACCGGAGTAATCGGGGTTACGGTCACGCCAAGATCAAATCCTAACTCCCGCAGCTTATCCTGAAAATATTTTGTATTATCCCAGAGCTTTTCAACCAAATCCCCTGATTCGGTTAAAATATCAACCGCTTTGATACAGGAAGCGACATCTGCCGGGGGTGCTGCGCTTGAGAACAAAAATGGTCTTGCCCGCTGTCGCAAAAAATCCACGATTTTCTTTTTGCCGGCAACATACCCGCCAACTACGCCAAAAGCTTTGGACATTGTACCGATTTCGATGTCAACAACACCATCCAGCCCAAAGTGATTTGCAATCCCACGGCCTGAATTTCCGAGAACACCTTCACCGTGGGCGTCGTCAACCATAACCATGGCGTCATATTTTTGCGCGACCTCAACTATCTCAGGAAGCGGCGCGATATCTCCGTCCATGCTGAACACGCCATCGGTTATGACCAATTTGCGGCGTGCATCCGAATAAGCTTTTAGCTGTTCCGCCAAAGATTGGGCGTCACAATGACCCCAGCGAACGGTTTTTGCTTTTGACAGCCTGCAGGCGTCGATAATGCTGGCATGATTCAGCTCATCTGAAAAAATCACATCGTCGGCTGCCATGAGTGTTGGCACGGTCGCCAGATTTGCATTAAACCCCGATTGAAAGGAAATCGCCGCTTCAACGTTTTTAAATTTGGCCAGCTTTTCTTCTAATTCATTGTGCAAGGTCATCGTGCCGGCAATGCTGCGCACTGCGGCGGGACCAACGCCGTAATCTTCAATGGCTTGCCTGGCCGCGTTTTTTAACTCAGAATGATTGGCGAAGCCCAAATAATTGTTGGCGCACATGTTCAGCACTTTCTTGCCGTCCACTTGAATCCAGGCGTCCTGGGCACTGCCAATCGTTCGAATGGTATTAAACAAACCTTGTTCTTTTAATTGATTTAATTCGTCATCGAGAAAACTCAAATTCGCCATTTCATTCCTCCATATTAAAGTGCTTGAGTGTTAACGTTTTAAAGTGTTAAAGTCTAATTTGGACCCGCCGAAAAAACGCGATCACTTTAACACCTGAACACTCGAGCACCTAAACACTTATAATTTCAGCTTTTCCCGCAGTTTCTCCAACATCACTTTCGTAATTCCAGCTAAATCAAACTCATGCTGCCAATTCCAATCGTTTCTTGCACACGAATCATCTATGGTCTTTGGCCAGGAATTGGCAATCTCCTGCCGGAAATCCGGGGCATAATTACACTTGAATTCCGGGACGCTTTTCTTAATTTCAGCGGCCAATTCCTCTACAGTAAAACTAACTGCTGCCAGATTATAGCTCGAGCGGATTTTGATTTGCTCAGAATCGGCTTGCATAATTTCAATCGCTGAGCGAACGGCGTCATCCATGTACATCATGGGCAAACAGGTTTCCCCACCGACAAAACAAGTGTAGATTTTATTTCTAATCGC
The candidate division KSB1 bacterium genome window above contains:
- a CDS encoding glycine C-acetyltransferase; its protein translation is MANLSFLDDELNQLKEQGLFNTIRTIGSAQDAWIQVDGKKVLNMCANNYLGFANHSELKNAARQAIEDYGVGPAAVRSIAGTMTLHNELEEKLAKFKNVEAAISFQSGFNANLATVPTLMAADDVIFSDELNHASIIDACRLSKAKTVRWGHCDAQSLAEQLKAYSDARRKLVITDGVFSMDGDIAPLPEIVEVAQKYDAMVMVDDAHGEGVLGNSGRGIANHFGLDGVVDIEIGTMSKAFGVVGGYVAGKKKIVDFLRQRARPFLFSSAAPPADVASCIKAVDILTESGDLVEKLWDNTKYFQDKLRELGFDLGVTVTPITPVMVGEAKKAQNFSKSLFENGIFGMAISFPTVPKGKDRIRLMNSATHSKEDLDFAVGVFEKVGKQIGII